CCCTGAAGGAGATCGGAGAGGACTACAAACTCTCACGCGAGCGGATTCGGCAGCTCCAGGAGCAGGCCCTGGGCAAGATTCGCGTGGCGCTCGAGCGTCAAGACCTCTGCTGAGGGCAGCCGAGCATCGTGCTAGCATCGGGCTCCATTACCGTTTCCTCCGCCGTGGGGTGGGATGGGGAGGCCGACGATGCCGCTGTACTTCGCCTGCCGAAGGCCTCGCTTGGTGGTCTGCGGGGGACTGCTGCTGGGCTTGGCGGTGGTGGCCTGCGCCCCCGCGGCGACGCGCATCGAGCGGGCCGATCCGCCCTTTGGCAGCGTTGGTGGCAACGACGACGTGCTCCTGACCGGCAGCGGCTTCGCGGGAAGCGTGAGCGTTCAGTTCCATAAGCGGTCGGCGAAGACCGTAATCGTCGAGTCGAGCGAGCGAATTCGCGTCAAGACCCCTCCGGGGCCCGAGGGCCGCGTGGATGTCGTGCTCACCGATGAAGCTGGTCGGACCGTCGTGCTCCGGTCCGGCTTCACCTATCGCAAGGAACTCTGAGCGTCGCAGACTGGAGGCGGAACGACTGGGCGCGACGACTGGGCGCGACTAGGCGGTCTCGATGCGGAAGAGCTGCTGCCCGAGGAGCAGCAGCGTGCCGTAGGGCACCGTGCGTGGCGCGCGCAGCCGGATGAAGGTGCCGTTGGAGCTGCCGAGGTCCACGAGGCAAACGCGCCCGTCCTCGGTCAGCATCACCTTCGCGTGCATCGCGGAGACGTAACCGTCATCGGAAAAGAGGATGTCGCCGCGTTCGCGGCCGAGCGCCATTTCGTCGCCCATCAGCGGGAAGGCGCCCCCATCGCTAGCGGACCCCGTCAGCAAGCTGAGTCGGCCCCAGTAGCCGGGGTTGGGGCTGCCGAGCACCTCGGTGCCATCCGCTGTCGGCGCTGGCTCGCCGATGGCGTCGAAGCGCAGCAGCTCCTGCCCGACCCGGAAGATATCGCCGCTGCGCAGCCGCTCCTCGGCGACGATCCGGACAAAGACCCCATTCAGACTGCCGGTGTCCTCGACGAGGATCGCGGGTCCTTCGCGGTGCAGCCGCACGTGCTGCGGGCCGAGGTAGTGGTCGCCGGCGAAGGGCGGCCCCGAGTCGCGGCCGATCGTCACGCTGCTGGTCTTGAAGACGACGCTGTCGCCTTCGCTGCCGTCCGGCCGGATCAGCGCCAGGCGTCCGACCGAGCCGTTGGGCTCAGCGCCTTGGCTCGGGTCGGCCCCGGCCGCGCTGACGCGGCGCAAGCCCGGCGCCGAGGGGTGCCCGGCTGGCGCCGCGTGCAGTCGGGCGCCACAGCCGCCGCAGAAGGCGAAGGGGGCCGGGTTGGTCTGGCCACAGCCGGGGCAGGTCACCACGCGGCTCGCCTCCGCGACGAGCGGCGCTCCAGCTTGAGGCGCGCCCGCAGCAGGTGGCGCTCCAGTAGGTGGCGCTCCCGTAAGGGCGCTTGGCGTCAGCGGTGACTCGCCCGGCGGCAGCGTCGGCGCCTCTGCCTCGCCCCGCGTCAGCGGTGCAGCCTGCCCCAGCTCGGCACCACATCCGAGGCAGAAGCGGAAGTGAACCTGGTTGTCGCGACCGCACCGCGGACAGACGATCAAGGGAGCACTCCTTCGCCGCCGGCGTCAGGTGATCTCGACGCGCAGCAACTGCTGACCGAGAAATACGTAGTCGCCGTGGGTGAGCTGGTAGGGCTGATCGATGCGGACGAAGGTGCCGTTCTTCGAGCGCAGGTCAGTGAGGGTGTAGCCTTCGGCGTCGACAGCGATCGCAGCGTGGTGACCCGAGATGAAGGGGTCATCCGGGAAATTGATGTCGTTGCCCTCGCGGCCGAGGCTGACGCTCTGGGTCGGCGCCCGAAAGACCATGCCGACCGCGCCGCCGCGGAGGAGTTGTATCAACTTGAAGAAGCCCGGCCGTCGCGGGCTGGTATAGAGGTGGGTGCCTGCGGCATCCGTCTCGGCGTGGCCCTCGTTGGGGCTGATCTCGCCCAGCTCGATCAGCTGCTCCCCCACGAGCAGGCGGGTTCCGGGCTCGATGGGGACCGCGTCGTGAATGCGGACGAAGACGCCGTTGACGCTGCCTTCGTCGCGCACGCAGAGCACGCCGTCACGGTAGAAGAACGAGGCGTGGCAAGGTGAGAGGAAGGGGTCGTCGGGGAAGCGGATCTCCCCCTCGGCGCGCCCCGTCAGGTGTTCGTCGGCGTTGAGCAGATAGGAGACGCCGTCGAGTCCTTCGCCCTTGATCAGGATCAGCTTCGCGCGATTCGGTTGCTGCATCGCGCCGAAGTAGAGCGTGCGGGCGCCGGCCGCCGGCTCCTGCTGCGCCGGTGCGCCGCCCACGTTGGCGCCGCAGTTGCCGCAGAAGCGAAACCCCGGCGGGTTGTCGTGGCCGCAGCTCGGACAGGTCATGGGCGAATCACTCATGGCAGCGCTCGGAATCACTCAGCAGCAGGTTAGCGGACGGCAGTGTCCGGCTCCGGCCCAGTTGCCAGGCCAACCTTAACAGGACCCCAGGGCGCAGTTCAATATCGGGGTCCTGCGCGCTGCTGATCGTCGAAATCGCCCCGCTCGCTGGCTGTCACGCAAGTTGGGTGGCTCAGGTTGCCCCGCGGGCCGGTTCGGCTATGGTAGTCGCCTTCCTCCCCTGGAGTCGTGCTCGATGGCAGACGCAGAGTTCGCAGCAGCGCTTGGCGGGGATCCGCGCTCGTCAACGTGCTCGTCAACGTCGGCGAGCGGGCTTCCGATCGCGGATGAGCCCCTGATTCGGCGCATGGCCCGCCCTGGGCCGCGCTACACGAGCTATCCAACCGCGCCCGCCTGGCATGCCGAGGGCTTCGGCGCGCCAGAGTATGCGGAGCGTCTGGCGCAGGCCGAGCGCGAGGGAAGCGCTGCGCCGCTCTCGCTCTACCTGCATCTGCCCTTTTGCCGCGAGATGTGTCGCTACTGCGGCTGTAGCGTCGTCGTCACCGGGCAGTCGCAGAAGGTCGACCGGTACCTCGATTACCTGGCGCGCGAGATGGATCTGGTGACGGCGCATCTGCCGCGGCGGCGCCGCGTCGAGCAGCTGCACCTGGGTGGCGGGACGCCGACCTGGCTCGATCTGCGGCAGCTCGAGCGCTTGTGGCAGTTGATCGGCGCGCGTTTCTCGGTGGTCGATGGAGCGGAGCTCGCGCTCGAGGTCGATCCTCGGGTGACCAGCCCCGAACAGCTCGAGCTGCTGCGACGCTGCGGCTTCACCCGCGTCAGCATGGGCGTGCAGGACTTCACGCCGGAGGTGCAGGAGGCCATCGGACGCCATCAGAGCGTGGCGTTGACCGAGGCCCTCTACCGCGCTGCGCGCGCGCTCGGCTATCGCACGATCAACTTCGACCTGGTCTATGGACTACCGCGTCAGCGGCTCGAGACCTTCGCGACGACGCTGGACCAGGCGCTGCGCCTGCGGCCCGACCGGCTCGCCCTCTTCAGCTATGCGCATGTCCCGTGGATGCGGCCCCATCAACGCGCCATCGATGAGGGCGAGCTGCCTGACGCCGTCCAGAAGGTGCGCCTCTTCGAGCTGGCGCGCGGCAAGCTGCTGGCCGCCGGCTACGTACAGGTGGGGATGGACCACTTCGCGGTGCCCAGCGATGCCCTGGCGCAGGCGCGGCTGGTGCGCCGGCTGCATCGGAACTTCCAGGGATACATCACGCAGCCCAGCGGCGACACGCTGGCCTTTGGCATCACGGCGATCAGCGATGTGCAGGGCGCCTATGCGCAGAACGTCAAGCGGATCGCCGACTACTACCGGCAGATCGACGCTGGCGAGCTGCCGATCGAGCGCGGCTGCGCGCTGACGGCCGAGGATCTGCTGCGGCGCGACGTGATTCACGGGCTGATGTGCAACTTCGCCGTCGACCTGGGGCAGGTCGCGCGGGCCCACGGCTATCCCGAGGGTTATTTCGCCGCTGAGGTCGCGGGGCTCGACTGGGCCGAGGAGGCAGGGCTCCTGCGGCGCAGCGATCAGACGCTGGAGATCCTGCCGCTCGGGCAGCTCTTCGTGCGAAACGTGGCGATGGCCTTCGATGCCTATCTTCCCGCGCAGCAGGAGCGGCCGACCTTCTCGAGCACCGTCTGAGATGATCCTCGGCGCTGCCCGCGCGGGGCTCCGCCGCGCGCTGCAGGGGCGAGCCGGGCTCAGGGAACGGCGAGCAGATCGTCGTAGTAGAACGTCCCCGACATCCGAAAGAAGGTGATGGCGCCGAAGGTGTTGATCGCCACGGCCCAGAGGATCAGGGCCTTGGCCCGCGGGCCGAGGCGATAACCGCCGACGGCCAGGAGCATGATCAGGTAGACGGTGAAGTCGAGACTGAAGCGGAAGCCGAACTGCTGCCAGCCGCTGTTTTGGTAGAGCAGGTGCAGAATCAGAGGCAGCAGCGCGCTCAGATAGAGCGCCGGCTGCAGCGGAGAGCGGCGCTGCGGCCAGATCAGATAGGCGAAGATCGGCGTGACGAGGAAGATGCTGAGCCCGTGGTGACTGATCTGCACGAAGGGAGCGTGGGGGAGGATGCGCGGCAGCAGCACGAACAGGGCCGCGAGATTGCGCGAGAGAAAATGGTAATTGAAGAGCCCCCAGCGCTGGATCCGCTCGGTCCAACGCACGTTGAGGTAGGCGTGGCCGAACTCGAAGGGGCTGTCGAAGCGTAGGTAGTTCGCGACGCCAGCGACGCCAGCGATGGCGCAGGCAGGCAGCGCCGCGCGGAGCAGCGCACGGAGCGCGGCGGGGCGATCGAGCCGACGCCATAGGGCCACGGCGCGGACGGACCAGGAGCGCCGGGGGCCGACGAGGTCGTCGGCGCGATCAGGGTCGGCCTGTGGGCCATAGCGCCGCAGCACCTCGCCGACGATGAAGGGGAAGGCGAAGGGGATCGGCGCACGCGCGAGGAAGCCGAGTCCGAGCGCGAGCCCGGCCAGCGCCGGGCGGCGCGCGTCGAGCGCCGCGAGCGCATAGAGCGCGCTCAGCGCGGTGCCGACCATGTGCGCCATGTACCAGGTCTGGCCGATGACGGCGCTGTAGAAGTGGACGGTGCCAAAGGCGAAGAGCCCCGTCAGCCAGAGATTGTCGACCGTGCTTCGGCGGCTATGGCCGCGCTCCTGGAGCTGGCGCAGCAGCAGGTAGACCAAGACCGGATTGAGCGCGCCGAGCAGGACGTCGAAGAGCACGTCGTTGAAGAGCAGGCCCCAGAGCGCCACGAAGGGCATCAGCAGCACGGCCGGCAGCCAGGGGAACGACACATAGGAGACGCGCCGGCGCGAGCGGATCGCCTGCGGCGAAACGACGAGGCGCTGGCCGCGGGTGGTCTTGAAGCGGTGCGGGTCGCCGCCGGTTTGCAAGAAGACGCCGCGCAGCCGCCGTCCGTCGACCAGCGTCAGCTCGTCGAGCACCGCCCAATCCTCCTGATCCGGCGGCGCGCCGGCCAGCGACATGCGCCCATGCAGGAGATCCTGGGCCAGCACCACGTAGTGGATGTAGGGGCTGTGGCCCTTCAGGCGGCTGCCGCTGGCGGCCATGTAGACGAGCAGCGTGATCAGGTAGATCAACACGGGAAGCCGCTGGCGCTGCCACCAGCGACGCAACCCCGCCGAGCAGGCGCGCGGTGGCGCCGCTTCAGCGCGGGGCGGGGGGGATTGGGGCGTGGCTGGGCGCATATCGGCGGCGCTCATATACGCTGACGAGGGGCACACCGTCCAGCGCCAGCACCTCGCGCGGCGCAGGTCTGCCGTAGGCCTGCCAGATCCAGTAATCGTATTTGTTGAAGTGCAGCTCGTGAATCACCAGGGCATGGTCGGAGGCCGCGATCCCGGGCTGCTCCATCCCGGCGTCCTCGAGGTCCGGCCGCAGCAGCCCCGCCTGTTGATAGGCGCGATAGGCGTCGTGGCTGACGTCGTGGAGGTAGAGGCGCGATCGCGGCGGCAGATGCTCGTTGAGCCAGGGCAGCAGCGCGCGCGGCGCGTAGCCCCAGAACTGTCGGTTGAGGCCCAGATCCGCGGCGCCGGCCGTGCCGCCAGCGAGCGCGGTGTATTGGGAGAGGCCGAAGGGATGGGTCTGCGCGAGGTTGAGCGCGCCCGGGAGGGCGACGAGGAGCGGCAGCGCCCAGGTCAGCGGCGCCAGCGCCGGGTATGGGCGGCGCAGCGCGCGGCCTAGCGCGCCGAGCGCGAGGCCCGCGAAGAGCACCAGGAAGGGATAGGCAGGCAGCCAGTGCTTGGTCCCACCGAACTTCGGTGTCGTCGGCAGGGCGATCAGCAGCAGTGGGAAGAGCGCGTTGAGCGCGAGCAGCAGACCGGCGCGAGGGTTGAGCCCGCTCGCGGGGCGCAGCCAGCTGCGGCGCGCCGGGAAGCGCGAGTCGTCCGAAGCGCTGCCGCGGGGCTGGCGCAGCCAGCGACCGAAGGTGCAGTAGACCCAGGCGCGCAGCTGCAGCAGCGCTCCGCTGCAGGCGAGCGCGAGGGTCACCGCGGGCACGGTGAAGAGCGTCATTACAAAGGGGTAGCTCGCCGGCAGGGGTGGGCGGGCGAGGTTCCGACCGAGGAACTCGATGTTGTAATAGGCGTGGTGCAGGTGGAAGCCGACGTACTCGCGCAGGTGCGCCAGCGGCTCGAACCAGAGCCAGGGCCATAATCCGACGAAGAGCGCGGGCGCGAGCAACGCCATCGAGACGAACGCGATCGGCAGCCGCGGCAGCAAGAGCGGCCGCAACGAGCAGTCGGGGCGAACCACGACCAGGTAGTGCACGACCAGCAGCGGCGGGAGAAACCAGGCGTTATGCTTGCCCGCCAGCGCCAGCCCGAGCAGCAGGCCGGAGAGCAGGCCCCAGCCGGCGTGCTCCAGCCCGCGGTAGTAGGCGTAGACGACGAAGAGCCAGAGCGAGGCGATCGCGGCATCGAAGCAGGCGAGCTGCCCGTGAAAAAAGAGCCGGGGAAGCGTGAGGTAGAGCAGCGCGGCGCACAGGCCCGCCGTGCGGCTCTGCAGCCGCAGGCCAAAGAGGTAGAGCAGGGCTACGGCGGCGCCTGTGAGCAGCCAGGTCGGCAGGCGGAAGGCGTCGATCGCCGGCAGCAGGCCGGGCCCGCCGGCGTCGGCGCTCGGCGGCGGCCAGGGCAGGCGCCAGGCGCGCTCGTGGAAGAGGTGGTGCGAGAGCCCGAAGAGCGTCTTGAAGAGCGGCGGATGCTCGCGGTTCACGCCCCAGGCGCGCGTGATCGCGCCGGTGGTCAGCGCCTCCCGCTGCGTGCCCTTGGCGAGCCCATCGGCCAGCGCGCCGATCCAACGCGTGTAGCTCTGCGCCGCCTCGAAGTAGGTCGCTTCGTCGCGGGTGATGCCGACGGACCGCTGCGCCAGGCCGAGCGCGGCGACGCTGCCGACGAGCAGGCAGAGCGCCAGCAGGTAGTCGAGCGCGCGGGGCGTGCGGGGTGCGCGGTGCGGCCGGGTGGTCATTGCCGCGCCTCGACGTGAAAGCAGAAGCTGCGGTAGGCCTGATCAGGCGTGGTCAAGACGAAGTCCACCCGATGATTCACGCCGGCAAAGCGCCGCGTATCCGCAGTGAAGCGGGTCCAGGGCGCCGCGTTGGCGTGTTCGACGCTGGCCGTCAACTCGTCATCGACGAAGGTCTGCAGCAGGACGGGTGCGCGGCCGAGCTTGCGGCTGTCGAAGTCGTCGATGCCGGTATACCCGACGAGCGTGCGCCCAAGCGTGACGCCGCGGTAGGCGATGACGAGCTGCTCTCCGGCTCCCGGGTGCGCGTAGAGGCAGCGGTAGGGTTGGTGGTCGACCTCGGCGAGATGCGGCCCGACCCAGCGCCAGTCGGTGTCGGCGTCGCAGACGAAGCGCTCGCCGACGCGCGGGCAGGCGCGGCGGCCGGCGGGGCTCAGGCGCGCGACCGTCAAGGTCTGGCCCTTCTGCCGCAGCGCCGCTGACGTCGCCGCCGTGGTGAAATCGAAGAGCAGCCGCGCGGGCTGCGCGCTGACGAAGAGGCCAAGCTCGACGCGGCCAAAACGCCAGGCCTGCGCGGGCGCGCGCTGCGCGATCCAGCGATGCTGGGCGCCGCGCGTGCTGAGCTGCCAGACGCGGGCGAAGCGGTCGACATCGGAGAGCGTCGCTCCCTCGAGGTCGATCAGCTGGTCGAGCTTCGCGTAGGCCAGGGGTCGAACCCAGTCCGGTGCGACGAGCACCGGCTCGCCGCCGCGATGCAGGCGGCGCAGCGCGTCCGTCGCGGCCTGCCAATCAGCGGCGGGCGTGGCCTGCTCATGCTGTCGTCGCGTGGCGATCAGCTCCCAGGCCAGCAGGGCAACGAGGGCGAAGGCGAAGAGCAGCGAGGGGTGGGGCCAGCCCCGCGCCGAGGGGGCCGGATCAGCGCCTGAAGGCGCGCTCATCGGGCGACCTCGGGGTCGGTGGCATGGGGCGCGGCGCGTCGCAAGGTCCAGTCGAGCAGGAGCCAGGCTGGGACGGCCAGCAGCGCCGTGTAGATAAACGTCACGGCGGAGAAGGCGAAGCCCGTGGCGACGGCGAGCGGCGGCGGTAGGCCAACGAGCGCGAAGCCCAGCGCCCAGCCGGCCTCCAGTGGCCCGAAGGTCCCCACGCCGGCGATCGGCAGGAACCCGCTGACAGTAGACGCCGTGCCGCCGAGGATGGCCTGTGAGAGGGTGATCGACACGCCGAAGCCGCGCAGGATCACGAGCATGATGACGTAGTTGAGCAGCCAGTGCGCGACGGTCAGCCCAGTCTGGATGGCAATGACCCGCCGCGGCAGGCCGACATGGGCCTCGATCGCCCCGCGCAGGCGGGCCAGCAGCAGCTCACACCAAGGTCGCTCGGCGAGGCCGCTGCAGCGGGCGAGCCCGCCGATCCAACGCAGGCCGAGGCGAAGGAGCTGCGGCAGGGCGACGACCACCGCGCCGCCCGCGAGCGCGAGCGCGAGCGCGACCACGAGACCAACGCTGGCGCTGCCGCGGTAGATCGCTGGATGGAGCGCCAGGGTCACGCCAAAGACCACGACCACCACGGTGGCGTCGAGCAGCCGCAGCAGGACGAGCCCAAGCAGGCTCTCGCCCAGCCCCGCCGTGCGCGCGCGGCGCACGAGGAAGCCGAACGCCAGGTCGCCGGTGCGCAGCGGCATCACGCGGAGCAGCAGATTATGCAGCGCCGCGATGCAGAACATCGCCGGGAAGGGCGTGCGAGGGGCCAAGAGCACGAAGCGTGCGGTGCGCAGCGCGTAGAGCAGCACGATCAGCGCGAAGCCGAGCCCGAGCACACTCCAGCGCGCCTCACGGCGCAGCGCCGCGAGCTGCACCCAATCGACCCAATGCGAGAGCCCGGCGAAGATCAGGACCGTGATCGCCAGACCGACGAGCGCGCGCGCGGCGAAGCGCCAGCGGCCGGGGCGCGGCGCCAAGCGCGGAGGGGTGGCGCCGACTGGGGCCTCGCGCGCTGACACGGTCGAGGGCAGCGCCTGGACGGTCACGTCCCGGGCTCGGCCGGCGCCTGCTGCGGGACCGCGCCGCTGGCGGAGGGCTCGTGCAGGCAGGGCGCAGTCAGGCGCGGGGCAGCGTCGCCGTACTCGAGGCGACGTTGCCGCAGGAGGAGCTCCTCGAGCAGCTTGCGATTCGCCCCGATGAGATCGGCGAGCATCCCGAAGAGCAGCACCGTGAAGGCCAGCAGGAGTAACGTGGCCGCGAGGATCACCGACTGGATATGGCCCGCGGCGCCGGTGGCCGTGAGGTGGAAGTAGAGGAAGCGCAGGCCCAACGCCAGCCCTGGCAAGAAGAGCAGGGCGGCCACGCCGAGGAAGGCGCGCAGCGGGCGGTACATCGTGTAGATACGCAGAATCGTCGCCATCGATCGGCGCACGTACTGGGGAATGCTGCGAAAGAGGCGTGAGGCGCGGGTGCGTGGATTGGTCCCCACCGGCACCGAGCAGACCGCCAGATTGGCGTGGCCGGTCTGGATCAGCGTCTCTAGCGTGTAGGTGAACTCGTTGGTCACGAAGAGGCGCAGGGCGGCCTCGCGCGCATAGGCGCGAAAGCCGCTGGTGGCATCGGGGACGGCAGTATGCGAGGCCAGGCGCACGACCCAGCTGCCGAGGCGCTGCAGGCGCTTCTTCAGCGGCGAGAACGCCGCGACCTGTTGCACCTGCCGATCACCGACGACCACCTCGGCGCGGCCCTCGAGAATCGGCGCGATCAGCCGCGGGATGTCCGCCGCCAGGTATTGATTGTCGGCGTCGGTGTTGACGATCACGTCGGCGCCGAGGCGTAGGCAAGCGTCGATGCCAGCCATGAAGGCACGCGCCAGCCCGCGGTTCTGCGCGAAGCGCACGACGTGGTGCACCCCGCAGGCGCGCGCCACGTCGGCCGTGCCGTCGTGGCTGCCGTCGTCGATCACCAGATACTCGAGGCAGTCGATGCCCGGCAACGCGCGCGGCAACTCGGCGACGGTTTGCGCCAGGGTGTCGCGCTCGTTGAAACAGGGGATTTGAATGATCAGCTTCACGGCTCGGCGTAGCTCTCCCCGACTGACGTGACGCAGGTCGCCCCGCGACTGAGGCAGGTCTCCCGGCGACTAGCGCAGGACGCGCGCCCCGGTGAGGACGACGTCCTCCTGCGGGACATCCTGCGGGAAGGGACCCTTGGGGCCCGTCGCCAGCTTGGCGATCGCGTCGGCCACCGCCATCCCCTTCGTCACCCGGCCGAAGACGGCGTAACCCCAACCGCGCAAGCTCTTGTCGCGGTGGTTGAGGAAGGCGTTGTCCTTGACGTTGATGAAGAACTGCGCGCCGGCGCTATGGGGATCCGAGGTCCGCGCCATCGCGACCGTGCCGCGCTCGTTGCGCAGCCCGCTGTTGGCCTCGTTCTGGATTGGGGCGCGCGTCGGCTTCTCAGTGAACGAGGTGTCGAAACCGCCACCCTGGATCATGAAGCCGTCGATCACGCGGTGAAAGATCGTGCCGTCGTAGAAGCCGGCGCGGACGTACTCCGCAAAATTGGCCACCGTGCCCGGCGCCTTGTCGGCATAGAGTTCGATCGTGAGCTTTCCTCGCGTCGTGGTCAGCTCCACCTCGCGGGCCACGCCCGGCGGCGGCGGTGGTGCGGCGTTGGCCGGAGCGCCACCCGCTGTGGCCGCGGCTGCGGGGCCCTTCGCGGCAGCCACCTTTGCGGGGGTCGACGCGGCCTGCGCGACGGGAGTGGCCTGCCGGGCGCGAGGCGCCTCGGTGCCGGCGCTCGGTGGTTGATCCTTCTTGGTGCAGCCGGAGCCGGCCGTCGCCAGGAGCGAGCAGAGGGTCAGGAGCTGCAGTGGAATCCTGGGTAGGCTCTGGCGCATCGTGGCTCTCCTCCTTGCTTCCGCCCAGCTCAGCCTGAGGTCGGGCGGGCAGAGGCTAGCCATTCGGTAGGCGCGGCGCAAGCCCGCTCTGCGCCTGCTCTGCGCGCGTTGCTGGTGTGGCTCGCAGCAGGCTGGGTTGGGCACCC
The Pseudomonadota bacterium DNA segment above includes these coding regions:
- a CDS encoding IPT/TIG domain-containing protein, whose translation is MPLYFACRRPRLVVCGGLLLGLAVVACAPAATRIERADPPFGSVGGNDDVLLTGSGFAGSVSVQFHKRSAKTVIVESSERIRVKTPPGPEGRVDVVLTDEAGRTVVLRSGFTYRKEL
- a CDS encoding FHA domain-containing protein, with amino-acid sequence MIVCPRCGRDNQVHFRFCLGCGAELGQAAPLTRGEAEAPTLPPGESPLTPSALTGAPPTGAPPAAGAPQAGAPLVAEASRVVTCPGCGQTNPAPFAFCGGCGARLHAAPAGHPSAPGLRRVSAAGADPSQGAEPNGSVGRLALIRPDGSEGDSVVFKTSSVTIGRDSGPPFAGDHYLGPQHVRLHREGPAILVEDTGSLNGVFVRIVAEERLRSGDIFRVGQELLRFDAIGEPAPTADGTEVLGSPNPGYWGRLSLLTGSASDGGAFPLMGDEMALGRERGDILFSDDGYVSAMHAKVMLTEDGRVCLVDLGSSNGTFIRLRAPRTVPYGTLLLLGQQLFRIETA
- a CDS encoding FHA domain-containing protein codes for the protein MSDSPMTCPSCGHDNPPGFRFCGNCGANVGGAPAQQEPAAGARTLYFGAMQQPNRAKLILIKGEGLDGVSYLLNADEHLTGRAEGEIRFPDDPFLSPCHASFFYRDGVLCVRDEGSVNGVFVRIHDAVPIEPGTRLLVGEQLIELGEISPNEGHAETDAAGTHLYTSPRRPGFFKLIQLLRGGAVGMVFRAPTQSVSLGREGNDINFPDDPFISGHHAAIAVDAEGYTLTDLRSKNGTFVRIDQPYQLTHGDYVFLGQQLLRVEIT
- the hemN gene encoding oxygen-independent coproporphyrinogen III oxidase, which encodes MADAEFAAALGGDPRSSTCSSTSASGLPIADEPLIRRMARPGPRYTSYPTAPAWHAEGFGAPEYAERLAQAEREGSAAPLSLYLHLPFCREMCRYCGCSVVVTGQSQKVDRYLDYLAREMDLVTAHLPRRRRVEQLHLGGGTPTWLDLRQLERLWQLIGARFSVVDGAELALEVDPRVTSPEQLELLRRCGFTRVSMGVQDFTPEVQEAIGRHQSVALTEALYRAARALGYRTINFDLVYGLPRQRLETFATTLDQALRLRPDRLALFSYAHVPWMRPHQRAIDEGELPDAVQKVRLFELARGKLLAAGYVQVGMDHFAVPSDALAQARLVRRLHRNFQGYITQPSGDTLAFGITAISDVQGAYAQNVKRIADYYRQIDAGELPIERGCALTAEDLLRRDVIHGLMCNFAVDLGQVARAHGYPEGYFAAEVAGLDWAEEAGLLRRSDQTLEILPLGQLFVRNVAMAFDAYLPAQQERPTFSSTV
- a CDS encoding glycosyltransferase family 39 protein — protein: MTTRPHRAPRTPRALDYLLALCLLVGSVAALGLAQRSVGITRDEATYFEAAQSYTRWIGALADGLAKGTQREALTTGAITRAWGVNREHPPLFKTLFGLSHHLFHERAWRLPWPPPSADAGGPGLLPAIDAFRLPTWLLTGAAVALLYLFGLRLQSRTAGLCAALLYLTLPRLFFHGQLACFDAAIASLWLFVVYAYYRGLEHAGWGLLSGLLLGLALAGKHNAWFLPPLLVVHYLVVVRPDCSLRPLLLPRLPIAFVSMALLAPALFVGLWPWLWFEPLAHLREYVGFHLHHAYYNIEFLGRNLARPPLPASYPFVMTLFTVPAVTLALACSGALLQLRAWVYCTFGRWLRQPRGSASDDSRFPARRSWLRPASGLNPRAGLLLALNALFPLLLIALPTTPKFGGTKHWLPAYPFLVLFAGLALGALGRALRRPYPALAPLTWALPLLVALPGALNLAQTHPFGLSQYTALAGGTAGAADLGLNRQFWGYAPRALLPWLNEHLPPRSRLYLHDVSHDAYRAYQQAGLLRPDLEDAGMEQPGIAASDHALVIHELHFNKYDYWIWQAYGRPAPREVLALDGVPLVSVYERRRYAPSHAPIPPAPR
- a CDS encoding flippase-like domain-containing protein, whose protein sequence is MTVQALPSTVSAREAPVGATPPRLAPRPGRWRFAARALVGLAITVLIFAGLSHWVDWVQLAALRREARWSVLGLGFALIVLLYALRTARFVLLAPRTPFPAMFCIAALHNLLLRVMPLRTGDLAFGFLVRRARTAGLGESLLGLVLLRLLDATVVVVVFGVTLALHPAIYRGSASVGLVVALALALAGGAVVVALPQLLRLGLRWIGGLARCSGLAERPWCELLLARLRGAIEAHVGLPRRVIAIQTGLTVAHWLLNYVIMLVILRGFGVSITLSQAILGGTASTVSGFLPIAGVGTFGPLEAGWALGFALVGLPPPLAVATGFAFSAVTFIYTALLAVPAWLLLDWTLRRAAPHATDPEVAR
- a CDS encoding glycosyltransferase family 2 protein encodes the protein MKLIIQIPCFNERDTLAQTVAELPRALPGIDCLEYLVIDDGSHDGTADVARACGVHHVVRFAQNRGLARAFMAGIDACLRLGADVIVNTDADNQYLAADIPRLIAPILEGRAEVVVGDRQVQQVAAFSPLKKRLQRLGSWVVRLASHTAVPDATSGFRAYAREAALRLFVTNEFTYTLETLIQTGHANLAVCSVPVGTNPRTRASRLFRSIPQYVRRSMATILRIYTMYRPLRAFLGVAALLFLPGLALGLRFLYFHLTATGAAGHIQSVILAATLLLLAFTVLLFGMLADLIGANRKLLEELLLRQRRLEYGDAAPRLTAPCLHEPSASGAVPQQAPAEPGT
- a CDS encoding peptidyl-prolyl cis-trans isomerase gives rise to the protein MRQSLPRIPLQLLTLCSLLATAGSGCTKKDQPPSAGTEAPRARQATPVAQAASTPAKVAAAKGPAAAATAGGAPANAAPPPPPGVAREVELTTTRGKLTIELYADKAPGTVANFAEYVRAGFYDGTIFHRVIDGFMIQGGGFDTSFTEKPTRAPIQNEANSGLRNERGTVAMARTSDPHSAGAQFFINVKDNAFLNHRDKSLRGWGYAVFGRVTKGMAVADAIAKLATGPKGPFPQDVPQEDVVLTGARVLR